The proteins below are encoded in one region of Bacteroidota bacterium:
- a CDS encoding site-specific integrase codes for MSQHISVGNPFVASGRSCYYVKVTLTDPRTGQRRHLKKSTEVLVTAPNALSKAHQARLRILADFNENHDPGAPLTLRDFGKHYIAEREAEHLSRSSISGITRAFAEFVKYSGKGRLLQDLSVTDVRSFVFKYLKNPAMAVINYRYLHAAFARAVRDGLIGANPFDQIDKHLLKKRFKPRPRGILSPKDVMAIYETMPKTEFCDATFANYFLLLFGGALRRGEACYLTTRDVDLAASTIIIRPSEVHRLKNAASEGAILMTSLARTAIESQLKLKRLHSKEEVRESEYIFCNRLGFHYYPDSLTKQVIRRVKLAARSLGIRTDGFDLHSLRHSMIQHLIDSGTDPVVVAKFARHANLSTTLSAYHKMRDSTSGFDQIEKLTRSIGVYV; via the coding sequence ATGTCTCAGCATATCTCTGTCGGTAATCCGTTCGTTGCCTCTGGGCGCTCCTGCTACTATGTCAAAGTGACGCTCACTGATCCTAGAACAGGGCAGCGACGCCATCTCAAGAAGTCCACTGAAGTACTTGTTACTGCTCCAAATGCCCTGAGCAAGGCACACCAAGCACGGCTTCGTATTCTCGCCGATTTCAACGAGAACCACGATCCTGGTGCGCCATTAACATTGAGAGATTTTGGGAAGCACTACATTGCAGAGAGGGAAGCGGAGCATCTTAGCCGTTCTTCGATCTCAGGGATAACGCGGGCGTTTGCCGAATTCGTCAAATACTCCGGGAAGGGGAGACTGCTGCAGGACCTCTCCGTGACAGACGTTCGCAGCTTCGTGTTTAAGTATCTCAAGAACCCAGCTATGGCAGTGATCAACTATCGCTATCTTCATGCAGCATTCGCTCGTGCGGTGCGGGACGGGTTGATCGGCGCAAACCCCTTCGATCAGATCGACAAGCATCTACTCAAGAAGAGGTTCAAGCCGAGACCGCGAGGCATCCTGAGTCCTAAGGATGTCATGGCGATCTACGAAACGATGCCGAAGACAGAGTTCTGCGATGCGACGTTCGCAAACTACTTCCTGCTACTATTTGGTGGCGCTCTTAGACGCGGGGAAGCATGCTACTTGACCACCAGGGACGTCGATCTTGCTGCTTCAACGATTATCATCCGGCCGAGTGAAGTGCACCGACTGAAGAATGCGGCGAGTGAGGGAGCGATTCTGATGACTTCGCTTGCCCGGACGGCAATCGAGTCTCAGCTCAAGTTGAAGAGACTACATTCGAAGGAGGAGGTCCGGGAATCGGAGTACATTTTCTGCAACCGATTAGGCTTCCATTACTACCCCGATTCTCTGACAAAGCAGGTTATTCGGCGTGTAAAGCTAGCTGCACGATCGCTTGGGATCAGGACGGACGGGTTTGACCTACACTCACTCCGTCACTCGATGATCCAACACTTGATCGACAGCGGAACCGATCCGGTGGTGGTGGCCAAATTTGCGCGACACGCTAACCTTAGTACGACATTGAGTGCGTACCATAAGATGCGGGACTCAACGAGCGGGTTTGACCAGATCGAGAAGCTGACGAGGTCAATTGGAGTATACGTTTAG
- a CDS encoding IgGFc-binding protein produces the protein MNKRKLCLLIFGIVFLSCAISQLKAQGGISSDGREYFLGFVTPSIMRQQGVQVSFTPQITVAVLITSGVDNSVDVSYFDESGNAVNGSTLTIKAGTTTSYSPDLSAIGNSYVNGEAVHYGTLHIVSRAPITVSMLSTGACTGGSYLALPVSCWGKRYVVQSYLDNPNGSGGMINQFASRGFFQVSAAENGTEVTITPSTTTAGGHPGAISGTGGNGKPQPFTVTLNRGQFYTVYSGGADPSFDLTGTLLTANKPIGVLSGHENAFPTDGADELTFDDARDYVIEQIIPVEAWDSTGYVTLPFYEGSASGDPGTGDEIRIVGLPGNGNSVLIQNGSSSTAQPTPSYSSVNLPSTTVALGLKDVNGKPFGVMQYDQSMQAVRPPNPAPSMLSIIPRSRWKSEYYFSNPSSKNNTRSMYLLITAPRSDWNGQKILVSHAGAPASSLTSAGFGVKRTWNTIPGDSALVGVLLVVNGSGTFRLTDVAPAADPSRHSTFGAAIQSPVVEGNAWPGAQPIYPDVPFEFANPLGMQYGQFGVSGSKLGATITNNCGVWDICVHGTGSTNSGIRYIELVNYPDNTYTSPLPISRNVQIDPTRDPLGKGEILLPGSDAEYCFSVSIVNPADSATAVVRVYDNSGASKTFTLSATTAVSASATGSLAQLSAQSFTFGAHSIDSEVCGIVKVSNATTTAGVSVRIDSLRIVGALGRFTVNGSVGTFPISLPTGGALNIPVCYHALDTVTSTATLRVYSDCGRSFDYVLRGKGLSPILKASDITFDATDSGHVSCDTVLLRNVGTLPLVVSSAAVTGDTANFHLAASSEAAFPLTIPPGAAVSATLCYSPYDRNAHSAIVHWVTNMASTTELQSLSKSTTSLLAPGFGGSCRFSPGVIAFSVDSTLASPEQTLRVYLVNHDASHSVTVPSVIIGGVDASDFLITNSQHPVSSAFSLSANDSVWYDITFKPDVTKPYPARFAMRNGSIGAAFQIEGGGNTVDSSFGILSGSFSGSSSVGSDSKSPASVITAFTDGVHLFVRGSFESPVEVSCQLFDLLGRCVFDSGTARADVMSNGFVLNLERPLFRGVYLLLVRNGSRYLSTMLVDDH, from the coding sequence ATGAATAAGCGAAAGCTATGTTTGCTGATTTTTGGCATCGTCTTCTTATCTTGCGCAATCTCACAATTGAAAGCACAGGGCGGTATCTCCAGCGATGGCCGCGAGTACTTTCTTGGGTTCGTTACTCCGTCGATCATGCGTCAGCAAGGCGTGCAGGTCAGTTTTACTCCACAGATCACTGTCGCCGTACTCATTACCAGCGGGGTCGATAACTCCGTGGACGTATCCTATTTTGACGAAAGCGGTAATGCTGTGAACGGAAGTACCCTGACGATCAAGGCCGGAACAACGACCAGTTACTCACCTGACCTCAGCGCAATTGGTAACTCATACGTGAATGGCGAAGCCGTTCACTATGGGACATTACATATCGTTTCGCGAGCACCGATCACGGTAAGTATGCTCAGCACCGGCGCATGTACCGGTGGTTCCTATCTTGCACTTCCGGTGTCCTGTTGGGGAAAGCGGTATGTGGTTCAGAGTTACCTGGACAACCCGAACGGAAGCGGCGGGATGATCAATCAGTTCGCATCGAGAGGGTTCTTTCAAGTCAGTGCTGCCGAGAATGGTACTGAAGTTACGATCACACCTTCCACGACCACGGCAGGCGGGCATCCCGGGGCGATCAGCGGAACCGGTGGGAACGGCAAGCCTCAGCCATTTACCGTCACGCTAAATCGCGGTCAGTTCTACACGGTATATAGCGGCGGGGCTGACCCGAGCTTCGATCTTACCGGTACACTCCTCACCGCGAATAAGCCGATCGGTGTGTTAAGTGGTCATGAAAATGCATTTCCTACCGATGGCGCGGATGAACTGACTTTTGACGATGCGCGTGATTACGTAATTGAGCAAATCATCCCGGTTGAAGCCTGGGACAGTACCGGCTACGTTACGTTGCCCTTCTACGAAGGCAGCGCTTCGGGGGATCCTGGAACAGGCGACGAGATTCGGATCGTCGGTCTACCAGGGAATGGCAATTCGGTGCTGATCCAGAACGGGAGCAGCTCGACGGCCCAGCCGACACCGTCTTATAGTTCTGTAAATCTCCCCTCCACCACCGTAGCACTCGGTCTGAAGGATGTGAACGGCAAGCCGTTTGGTGTGATGCAATACGACCAGAGCATGCAGGCGGTGCGGCCGCCGAACCCGGCGCCGAGTATGCTTTCGATCATCCCACGTTCACGATGGAAGAGTGAATACTATTTTAGCAACCCTTCCTCAAAGAACAACACTCGTTCGATGTACCTGCTGATTACGGCTCCTCGAAGCGATTGGAACGGGCAGAAGATTCTTGTCAGTCATGCTGGTGCACCTGCCTCATCATTAACGAGCGCAGGATTCGGCGTTAAACGAACGTGGAATACTATTCCCGGGGATTCTGCACTTGTTGGGGTCTTGCTCGTTGTTAACGGTTCCGGCACCTTCCGCTTGACGGATGTTGCACCGGCCGCAGACCCTTCACGACATTCAACCTTCGGCGCGGCGATCCAATCCCCGGTTGTAGAGGGGAATGCCTGGCCAGGAGCACAGCCGATCTACCCGGATGTACCGTTTGAATTTGCGAATCCACTCGGCATGCAGTATGGTCAGTTCGGGGTGAGCGGCTCGAAGCTTGGGGCGACGATCACGAATAACTGTGGAGTATGGGATATCTGTGTGCATGGCACAGGCTCGACGAATTCCGGGATCCGCTACATCGAACTGGTCAACTATCCGGACAATACGTATACAAGCCCATTACCTATCTCGAGGAATGTACAGATCGACCCAACTCGGGATCCGCTTGGGAAAGGGGAGATACTGCTCCCGGGTAGCGATGCCGAGTATTGCTTCAGCGTGTCGATCGTCAACCCGGCGGACTCAGCTACCGCTGTCGTACGAGTCTATGACAATTCCGGCGCGTCGAAGACGTTCACCCTTTCCGCTACGACAGCCGTGAGCGCGAGTGCGACCGGCTCGCTCGCTCAACTCTCGGCACAGTCGTTCACGTTTGGGGCCCATTCTATTGATTCCGAGGTATGCGGGATCGTCAAGGTATCGAATGCCACAACGACCGCTGGAGTCAGCGTACGCATTGACTCTTTGCGAATCGTGGGGGCGCTTGGTCGGTTCACGGTGAATGGATCGGTCGGGACATTCCCCATCTCTTTGCCAACAGGTGGTGCCCTCAACATTCCGGTCTGCTATCATGCGTTGGACACGGTAACCTCGACTGCCACGCTACGGGTCTATTCCGATTGCGGCCGATCCTTCGACTACGTGCTCCGGGGGAAGGGCCTCTCGCCGATTCTCAAGGCGAGCGATATCACCTTCGATGCTACTGATTCCGGTCATGTCAGTTGCGATACTGTATTGCTGAGAAATGTCGGGACATTGCCACTGGTTGTGTCTTCAGCGGCCGTTACGGGAGATACAGCGAATTTTCATCTTGCGGCATCATCTGAAGCTGCGTTTCCTCTGACGATTCCTCCGGGAGCAGCAGTAAGTGCAACACTCTGTTACTCACCGTATGATCGTAACGCACACTCTGCGATCGTGCATTGGGTAACGAACATGGCTTCGACGACCGAGCTTCAGTCGCTATCGAAGAGCACCACTTCTCTGCTTGCGCCCGGATTCGGAGGCTCTTGCAGATTCTCGCCCGGTGTCATCGCGTTCTCCGTTGACTCCACGTTGGCATCGCCCGAGCAAACCTTGCGGGTGTATCTTGTCAATCATGATGCGAGCCATTCTGTGACCGTCCCGTCTGTCATTATCGGCGGGGTAGATGCGTCGGACTTCTTGATAACGAATTCGCAGCATCCGGTATCTTCTGCATTCAGTCTCAGCGCGAACGACAGTGTTTGGTACGATATCACGTTCAAACCCGACGTGACCAAGCCGTATCCTGCACGGTTTGCCATGCGTAATGGATCTATCGGTGCTGCGTTCCAGATCGAGGGCGGGGGAAATACAGTTGATTCCAGCTTTGGAATATTGTCCGGCTCGTTCAGCGGTTCTTCATCCGTCGGGTCGGATTCGAAGAGTCCGGCGTCGGTTATCACTGCCTTCACGGATGGAGTACATCTGTTCGTAAGGGGTTCCTTCGAGAGTCCGGTCGAGGTCTCATGCCAGTTATTCGATCTGTTGGGACGGTGTGTCTTTGATTCTGGTACAGCAAGGGCGGATGTTATGAGTAACGGATTCGTCCTTAACCTCGAACGGCCATTATTCCGAGGTGTTTACCTTTTGCTGGTCCGCAATGGGAGTAGATATTTGTCTACCATGCTTGTGGATGATCATTAG
- a CDS encoding carboxypeptidase regulatory-like domain-containing protein, producing the protein MKSTSPAYIDALVGTVRRYGVMLTVLLLAGLVQIGCKSSTTDATQTVIGAEGQPVTTTIYGRVLDESGMPLSGVQISAGTGSATTDSRGFYIIRNASVPSSRAVIIARRSGYFDAAKAVEPRSGGVTRIDAAMMQLVTTGTVNASAGGTVNVSGAAQVVFQPGSFVDGSGAPYNGTVNVAARFLDPRNVDYFDYFPGDNVAQTTSGNTVGLISCGVLRVAILGSAGQQLQLNPAKPATLSYPQPIDPKAPTSMPLWYFDETLGKWKQDGSATLAGGKYVGKVSHFTDWNLDYFDSTGSFGANGDVYLRVVCNGVPIEGVTITIVGDDAPGKYFVHPGGKTGPDGKLHFYRFPANRDVLVDIRSAKNQGLYWINNPIKVNITSGQKFDMGDISLDSPCPASIKGVLNNCSDTAAEGLVYATAGTTSTYFYTKTGDFTFQVPATVALNLDAMNVNGDQAQTIAVPALGQGELRDVGTIKICGNGTPTFLDVKFTGKNAIPTFIELSHDGSLLAGWISDGTVNIYDTKTGNVVSTIALSQNEYSNQIEFSADNKRLMISTGPWGHTDVYDITGATGSLLFTKPKLASPHFYDDGTKVIAGLVNTMGTPSPVTVYAVSDGSTVSTITPTFSTMQDSISRFGLIRSSNEIVYTDYGTPASDYVWSVGSNTQVRNFQVTGSSYSMVTSEDGETVAHSPDNSTFSCYDTKSGQLIGTVALPLTGREYNYQITKNLFYSTDHLNGAAIVRATNIASGTSTIRLLSDSNSYVHTIAASRDESTIAASSNTSIRIWKLK; encoded by the coding sequence ATGAAGAGTACAAGTCCTGCATACATTGATGCGCTCGTCGGCACGGTTCGGCGGTACGGTGTAATGCTTACTGTGTTGTTGTTGGCCGGTCTGGTACAGATCGGATGTAAATCCAGTACGACCGATGCGACGCAAACCGTGATCGGTGCGGAAGGGCAGCCTGTAACCACGACGATCTATGGGCGTGTCCTCGATGAATCCGGCATGCCGCTCTCCGGAGTGCAGATCAGCGCCGGTACGGGGTCGGCTACGACCGATAGCCGTGGTTTTTATATCATCAGAAATGCTTCGGTACCGTCGAGTCGGGCCGTGATCATCGCTCGACGTAGCGGCTACTTCGATGCGGCAAAGGCGGTCGAACCGCGTTCCGGCGGTGTGACGCGCATCGACGCCGCGATGATGCAACTCGTAACGACCGGTACCGTCAATGCTTCGGCAGGCGGCACAGTCAACGTCAGTGGTGCTGCGCAGGTTGTCTTCCAGCCAGGGAGTTTTGTCGATGGGTCCGGTGCACCGTACAACGGCACGGTGAATGTTGCCGCACGGTTTCTCGATCCTCGCAATGTCGATTATTTCGATTATTTCCCCGGCGACAACGTAGCGCAGACGACAAGTGGCAACACCGTCGGACTCATTAGCTGCGGAGTACTGCGCGTTGCGATCCTCGGTTCTGCCGGACAACAGTTGCAGCTCAATCCTGCAAAGCCGGCGACACTGTCGTATCCGCAACCGATCGATCCCAAGGCTCCGACATCGATGCCATTGTGGTATTTCGATGAAACGCTCGGGAAGTGGAAGCAGGACGGTTCTGCAACGCTTGCAGGCGGGAAGTATGTCGGCAAGGTTTCGCACTTCACCGATTGGAATCTTGACTATTTCGATTCGACCGGCTCATTTGGTGCAAACGGAGACGTCTATTTGCGCGTCGTGTGTAATGGTGTGCCGATCGAGGGAGTCACGATTACGATCGTTGGTGACGATGCACCCGGAAAGTACTTCGTCCATCCGGGGGGGAAGACGGGGCCGGACGGGAAGTTGCATTTCTACCGATTCCCGGCAAACCGCGATGTGCTCGTAGATATTCGTTCGGCGAAGAATCAAGGACTCTATTGGATCAATAATCCGATTAAGGTCAATATTACGTCCGGTCAGAAGTTCGATATGGGAGATATCAGTCTCGATTCACCGTGTCCGGCGTCGATCAAAGGCGTGCTCAATAACTGTAGCGACACGGCCGCCGAGGGATTGGTGTACGCAACCGCCGGTACAACGTCCACGTACTTTTACACGAAGACCGGCGACTTCACATTCCAGGTGCCTGCGACTGTTGCGCTGAATCTCGACGCCATGAATGTCAATGGCGACCAGGCCCAGACTATCGCGGTTCCGGCGCTCGGCCAGGGCGAGTTGCGCGATGTCGGGACAATCAAAATCTGTGGCAACGGGACCCCAACATTCCTTGACGTGAAGTTCACCGGGAAAAACGCAATTCCAACATTTATCGAGCTGTCGCACGATGGATCGTTGCTTGCAGGCTGGATTTCAGATGGGACGGTGAATATCTACGATACCAAGACCGGGAATGTTGTCAGTACAATCGCTCTGTCGCAGAACGAATACTCCAATCAAATTGAGTTCAGCGCTGACAACAAACGACTGATGATTTCCACCGGACCGTGGGGACATACCGATGTCTATGACATTACCGGCGCGACCGGATCGTTGCTGTTCACAAAGCCGAAACTTGCATCACCACACTTCTACGATGACGGCACGAAGGTGATCGCCGGTTTGGTGAATACAATGGGCACTCCGTCGCCAGTGACGGTATATGCAGTAAGCGATGGCTCGACCGTCTCCACGATTACGCCGACATTCTCTACGATGCAGGATTCGATCTCTCGGTTTGGGCTGATTCGAAGCTCGAACGAAATCGTCTATACCGACTATGGTACACCGGCCAGTGACTACGTATGGTCGGTCGGATCGAACACGCAAGTCCGTAACTTCCAGGTAACGGGCAGTTCGTACTCGATGGTAACCTCGGAGGACGGCGAGACGGTTGCGCATTCACCGGATAACTCAACGTTTTCTTGCTACGATACCAAGAGCGGGCAGTTGATCGGTACTGTCGCACTTCCCCTTACGGGTCGTGAGTACAATTACCAGATTACGAAGAATCTCTTCTATTCGACTGACCATCTAAATGGCGCGGCGATTGTCCGAGCGACAAATATTGCCAGCGGCACTTCTACGATCCGACTGCTCAGCGATTCGAACTCATATGTTCACACGATCGCGGCCAGCCGAGATGAATCCACCATCGCGGCCAGCAGCAACACATCGATCAGAATCTGGAAGCTGAAATAA